In the Streptomyces fradiae ATCC 10745 = DSM 40063 genome, GCCTCAACGTGGAGGTGCTGTCCTCGGACGGCATGTCCATCGAGATGCGCGACACCGACGAGGACGTCTTCCGCGCTGCGGAGGAGCTCGGCATCGACCTGTCCCGGCGCGAGCCGAGCAGCGTCGAAGAGGTCTGACGGGTCGGCCGGCCGGACCACGCGAGGTCCGGCCGGCCTCCCAGCGACCCGTACAGACCATTGATTGACACGAACCCTGAGAGGGATTGACGCATAGTGCTCGACGTCAACTTCTTCGACGAGCTGCGGATCGGCCTGGCCACCGCGGACGACATCCGGCAGTGGTCCCACGGCGAGGTCAAGAAGCCGGAGACCATCAACTACCGCACCCTGAAGCCCGAGAAGGACGGCCTCTTCTGCGAGAAGATCTTCGGCCCGACCCGGGACTGGGAGTGCTACTGCGGCAAGTACAAGCGCGTCCGCTTCAAGGGCATCATCTGTGAGCGGTGTGGCGTCGAGGTCACCCGCGCCAAGGTGCGCCGCGAGCGGATGGGCCACATCGAGCTCGCCGCCCCCGTCACCCACATCTGGTACTTCAAGGGCGTCCCGTCCCGGCTGGGCTACCTGCTGGACCTCGCCCCGAAGGACCTGGAGAAGGTCATCTACTTCGCGGCGTACATGATCACGTACGTCGACGAGGAGCGCCGCCAGCGCGACCTGCCGTCGCTGGAGGCCCACGTCTCCGTCGAGCGCCAGCAGATCGAGCAGCGCCGCGACGCCGACCTGGAGGCCCGCGCCAAGAAGCTCGAGACCGACCTGGCCGAGCTGGAGGCCGAGGGCGCCAAGGCCGACGTGCGCCGCAAGGTCCGCGAGGGCGCCGAGCGCGAGATGAAGCAGCTGCGCGACCGCGCCCAGCGCGAGATCGACCGCCTCGACGAGGTGTGGAACCGCTTCAAGAACCTCAAGGTCCAGGACCTCGAGGGCGACGAGCTGCTCTACCGCGAGCTGCGCGACCGGTTCGGCACCTACTTCGACGGCTCGATGGGCGCCGCCGCGCTGCAGAAGCGGCTGGAGTCCTTCGACCTCGACGAGGAGGCCGAGAAGCTCCGCGAGATCATCCGTACGGGCAAGGGCCAGAAGAAGACCCGTGCGCTCAAGCGCCTCAAGGTCGTCTCCGCCTTCCTCCAGACCAGCAACAGCCCCAAGGGCATGGTGCTGGACTGCGTCCCGGTGATCCCGCCGGACCTGCGTCCGATGGTGCAGCTCGACGGTGGCCGCTTCGCGACCTCCGACCTGAACGACCTGTACCGCCGCGTCATCAACCGCAACAACCGCCTGAAGCGGCTTCTCGACCTCGGCGCGCCCGAGATCATCGTGAACAACGAGAAGCGCATGCTCCAGGAGGCCGTCGACGCGCTCTTCGACAACGGCCGACGCGGCCGCCCGGTCACGGGCCCCGGCAACCGTCCGCTGAAGTCGCTGTCCGACATGCTCAAGGGCAAGCAGGGCCGCTTCCGTCAGAACCTGCTCGGCAAGCGCGTCGACTACTCGGCCCGTTCCGTCATCGTCGTCGGCCCGCAGCTCAAGCTGCACCAGTGCGGTCTGCCCAAGGCGATGGCGCTGGAGCTGTTCAAGCCGTTCGTGATGAAGCGCCTGGTCGACCTGAACCACGCGCAGAACATCAAGTCGGCCAAGCGCATGGTCGAGCGCGGCCGCACGGTCGTGTACGACGTGCTGGAAGAGGTCATCGCGGAGCACCCGGTTCTGCTGAACCGCGCGCCCACGCTGCACCGCCTCGGCATCCAGGCCTTCGAGCCGCAGCTGGTCGAGGGCAAGGCCATCCAGATCCACCCGCTCGTCTGCACCGCGTTCAACGCGGACTTCGACGGTGACCAGATGGCCGTCCACCTGCCGCTCTCCGCGGAGGCGCAGGCCGAGGCGCGCATCCTGATGCTCTCCTCGAACAACATCCTCAAGCCGGCCGACGGCCGTCCGGTCACCATGCCGACCCAGGACATGGTGCTGGGCCTCTTCTTCCTCACCACGGACGAGGAGGAGCGCGAGGTCAGGGGTGAGGGCCGCGCCTTCAACTCGACCGCCGAGGCGATCATGGCCTTCGACGCCCGCGAGCTGTCGCTCCAGGCGAAGGTGGACATCCGCTTCCCGATCGGCTCCGTCCCGCCCCGCGGCTGGACCCCGCCGGTCGACGAGGAGGGCGAGACGGGCTGGCAGCAGGGCGACAGCTTCCGGCTGCGCACCACCCTGGGCCGCGCGCTCTTCAACGAGCTGCTGCCCGAGGACTACCCGTTCGTCGACTACACGGTCGGCAAGAAGCAGCTCTCCGAGATCGTCAACGACCTCGCCGAGCGCTACCCGAAGGTCATCGTGGCGGCGACGCTCGACAACCTGAAGGCGGCCGGCTTCTACTGGGCCACCCGCTCCGGCGTCACCGTCGCCATCTCGGACGTCGTCGTCCCGGAGGCGAAGAAGGAGATCGTCCGCGGCTACGAGGCGCAGGACGAGAAGGTCCAGAAGCAGTACGAGCGCGGTCTGATCACCAAGGACGAGCGCACCCAGGAGCTCATCGCGATCTGGACCAAGGCGACCAACGAGGTCGCCGAGGCCATGAACGAGAACTTCCCGAAGACGAACCCGATCTTCATGATGGTGAACTCGGGCGCTCGAGGAAACATGATGCAGATGCGCCAGATCGCGGGTATGCGCGGTCTGGTGTCGAACGCCAAGAACGAGACGATCCCGCGTCCCATCAAGGCGTCCTTCCGCGAGGGCCTGTCCGTGCTGGAGTACTTCATCTCCACGCACGGTGCCCGCAAGGGTCTGGCCGACACCGCCCTGCGTACCGCCGACTCGGGTTACCTGACCCGTCGTCTGGTGGACGTCTCGCAGGACGTGATCATCCGCGAGGAGGACTGCGGCACCGACCGCGGTCTGAAGCTGCGGATCGGCGTGACCGAGGACGGCGTGCTGCGCAAGGCGGACGACGTCGAGACGTCCGTGTACGCGCGGATGCTCGCCGAGGACGTCGTCGTGGACGGCAAGGTCATCGCGCCGGCCAACGTCGACCTGGGCGACGTGCTCATCGACCAGCTCATCGCGGCGGGTGTCGAGCAGGTCAAGACCCGCTCGGTCCTCACCTGCGAGTCCGCGGTCGGCACGTGCGCCTACTGCTACGGCCGGTCGCTGGCCACCGGCAAGCTGGTCGACATCGGTGAGGCGGTCGGCATCATCGCCGCCCAGTCCATCGGTGAGCCCGGCACCCAGCTCACGATGCGTACCTTCCACACCGGTGGTGTGGCCGGTGACGACATCACGCAGGGTCTGCCGCGTGTCGTCGAGCTCTTCGAGGCCCGTTCCCCCAAGGGCATGGCGCCGATCGCCGAGGCCTCCGGCCGCGTGCGGATCGAGGAGACCGAGAAGACCAAGAAGATCGTCATCACCCCGGACGACGGCAGCGACGAGACGGCGTACCCGATCTCCAAGCGCGCCCGTGTCCTGGTCGGCGAGGGCGACCACGTCCAGGTGGGCCAGAAGCTCACCGTGGGTACCGAGAACCCGCACGACGTGCTGCGCATCCTCGGCCAGCGGGCCGTCCAGGTCCACCTGGTCGGCGAGGTGCAGAAGGTCTACAACTCGCAGGGCGTGTCGATCCACGACAAGCACATCGAGATCATCATCCGGCAGATGCTGCGCCGGGTGACGATCATCGAGTCCGGTGACGCGGAGCTGCTGCCGGGCGAGCTCGTGGAGCGCTCGCGCTTCGAGCAGGAGAACCGTCGCGTGGTCCAGGAAGGCGGCCACCCGGCCTCCGGCCGTCCGCAGCTGATGGGTATCACCAAGGCGTCGCTGGCGACGGAGTCGTGGCTCTCCGCGGCGTCCTTCCAGGAGACGACCAGGGTCCTGACGGACGCGGCGATCAACGCCAAGTCCGACTCCCTGATCGGCCTCAAGGAGAACGTCATCATCGGTAAGCTCATCCCGGCCGGTACGGGTCTGTCCCGCTACCGCAACATCCGGGTCGAGCCGACCGAGGAGGCCAAGGCCGCGATGTACTCGGCCGTCGGCTACGACGACATCGACTACTCGCCGTTCGGCGCCGGCTCCGGCCAGGCCGTTCCGCTGGAGGACTACGACTACGGTCCGTACAACCAGTAAGCGAGTCGTCGCCTGACCGAAGGGCGGTCACCCCGTGCGGGTGGCCGCCCTTCGGCGTGTGCGGAGGCGGCGGGCCCGGTCGCCCGGTGTCTCCGGGGCGGCCGTGCCGTGAGGGCGGCGGGCCGGTGGGCGTGGGCGGGGCCGGTCAGTGCGCGGCGAGCTGCCAGAGGGTGAGGAGGAGGCCGGCGCTCGCGGTCAGGGCGGCGATGCTCGCCAGCGGCCAGCGGGCCCGTTCCAGGGCGTCCAGGCGGGACTCCATGTCGGCGAGCTGCTTGTCGGTCTGGTCGCTGCGCTGGACGAGCAGGGCGAGCGAGCCGTCGACGCGGGCCAGCCCCGCCTCCAGGGTGCCGCGCATCCGCTCCAGCTCGATGGCGACGGTGAGCGGGTCGTGCGGGTCAGTCTCGCCCATCGGCGCCTCCCGGTGCGGTGCGCAGCCAGGACGGCAGGAGGCGCTGGACGGTGTCGAGGGCCATGATCCGGGTGAGCGCGCCCGCGACGGCCAGGGCCCCGGCGACCCAGGGCAGGGTCTCCGGGAGGTCGGCGGCGTCGACGACCGCGGGCAGCACGACGGCGATGCCGACGGCGGTTTGCAGGACGGTGCGGGCCGTGCGCTTGGCGGCCTCGGACATGGTGGTGCTCCTTACGGGGTGGGGCCGCGTGGCCTGTGGGGCGGTGCGGCGGGGCCGGGCGGGTGGGGCGGCGGGGCCGGACCCGGCCGGGTGGGGCTGCGGTGCGGGTGCGGGGCCGGGGGTGTGGGGCATGTGGTGGTGGGGTGCGGGGCCGGGGGTGTGGGGCATGTGGTGGGGTGAGGGGGCCGGGCCGATGGGTGCGGGGCGGAGGGGCGTCAGGGTGCGGGGCGGAGGGGCGTGGGGCGCCGGGCCCGGCGCCCCCGTGGGGCGGGATCAGGCGGTGTACGGGACCTTCAGCACGTTCCACGAGGTGGCGCCCGGCCAGCCGTCGGCGTCGGCGCCGGTGTAGCCGAGCTTGCGCTGCCAGGCCGCGTACGACCGCCGGTCGGCCTCCGACCAGCGGGGTCCCGGGCCGACCCGGTAGCGGCCGCAGCCCTCGGCCACCAGGCGGCGGCCCATCGCGGTGATGATCGGCGAGTCGGGGTGCGACCGGAAGAACGCGGCGCCCGGGAACGGCTGGTGGCGGGGCGTGGCGGGTCTCGGAGCGGTGGGCTTCTGCGGGGCGGGGGCCGCGCCGAGCCGTCGCTGGACCCGCTCGCGCAGCCCGGCCATGGCGAAGCCGCGCGGGTCGATCTTGTGGGCGGACCACTCCAGGTGGCCGATGACGGAGCGGGCGCCCCAGCCGTGCGCCCGGCACAGGGCGGCGCCGACCCGTTCGACCGCGTCGAGCTGGGCGGCGGGCCACGGGTCGGAGCCGTCGCCGAGGTTGACGCACTCGAAGCCGTAGAAGCGGGCGTTCCCGTCGACGGCGCCGGGGCTGCCCTGGTGGGCGCGGGGGAGGGGCGGGCGGTCCCGGTACGTCTCGGTGATGACCGCCTGGAGCACGGAGGGGTCGCCGCCGCCGGCGTGGTTGGCGCGCCCGCCGCCGACGAGGTGGACGGTGCCGTCCTTGGCGATCACGCCGTGGCACAGGGGGCCCGGCAGGCCCGCGTACCCCCGTGCGCACAGGTCGACGGAGGCGGCGGTGCCGCTGGTGACGGTGTGGTGGATCATCACGCCGTTGACCGGGCCCCAGGCGCCGGCCCGGTTGCGGTGGTGGGTGCGCCAGCCGGGGCGCTCGACGACGCGGACGCCCTCGGCGCGCAGGGCGGCGAGGAGCCGGTCGGGGGAGAGGGGGGCTGCCATGGGCGTCCTTCCTGGGGAGGTGGGAGGGGTGGGGGGCGCGCCGGGCCCGGGGGAGGCCCGGGGGCCCCGGCCGGTGGTGGCCGGTGCGGGGCCCCCGGCGCGGGGCCCCCGGCGCGGGGGCGCGGGGCGCGTGACGCTGGGGGGTGGGCGTGGGCGTGGGCGTGGGCGCGGGGCGCTGGGGTG is a window encoding:
- a CDS encoding DNA-directed RNA polymerase subunit beta', producing MLDVNFFDELRIGLATADDIRQWSHGEVKKPETINYRTLKPEKDGLFCEKIFGPTRDWECYCGKYKRVRFKGIICERCGVEVTRAKVRRERMGHIELAAPVTHIWYFKGVPSRLGYLLDLAPKDLEKVIYFAAYMITYVDEERRQRDLPSLEAHVSVERQQIEQRRDADLEARAKKLETDLAELEAEGAKADVRRKVREGAEREMKQLRDRAQREIDRLDEVWNRFKNLKVQDLEGDELLYRELRDRFGTYFDGSMGAAALQKRLESFDLDEEAEKLREIIRTGKGQKKTRALKRLKVVSAFLQTSNSPKGMVLDCVPVIPPDLRPMVQLDGGRFATSDLNDLYRRVINRNNRLKRLLDLGAPEIIVNNEKRMLQEAVDALFDNGRRGRPVTGPGNRPLKSLSDMLKGKQGRFRQNLLGKRVDYSARSVIVVGPQLKLHQCGLPKAMALELFKPFVMKRLVDLNHAQNIKSAKRMVERGRTVVYDVLEEVIAEHPVLLNRAPTLHRLGIQAFEPQLVEGKAIQIHPLVCTAFNADFDGDQMAVHLPLSAEAQAEARILMLSSNNILKPADGRPVTMPTQDMVLGLFFLTTDEEEREVRGEGRAFNSTAEAIMAFDARELSLQAKVDIRFPIGSVPPRGWTPPVDEEGETGWQQGDSFRLRTTLGRALFNELLPEDYPFVDYTVGKKQLSEIVNDLAERYPKVIVAATLDNLKAAGFYWATRSGVTVAISDVVVPEAKKEIVRGYEAQDEKVQKQYERGLITKDERTQELIAIWTKATNEVAEAMNENFPKTNPIFMMVNSGARGNMMQMRQIAGMRGLVSNAKNETIPRPIKASFREGLSVLEYFISTHGARKGLADTALRTADSGYLTRRLVDVSQDVIIREEDCGTDRGLKLRIGVTEDGVLRKADDVETSVYARMLAEDVVVDGKVIAPANVDLGDVLIDQLIAAGVEQVKTRSVLTCESAVGTCAYCYGRSLATGKLVDIGEAVGIIAAQSIGEPGTQLTMRTFHTGGVAGDDITQGLPRVVELFEARSPKGMAPIAEASGRVRIEETEKTKKIVITPDDGSDETAYPISKRARVLVGEGDHVQVGQKLTVGTENPHDVLRILGQRAVQVHLVGEVQKVYNSQGVSIHDKHIEIIIRQMLRRVTIIESGDAELLPGELVERSRFEQENRRVVQEGGHPASGRPQLMGITKASLATESWLSAASFQETTRVLTDAAINAKSDSLIGLKENVIIGKLIPAGTGLSRYRNIRVEPTEEAKAAMYSAVGYDDIDYSPFGAGSGQAVPLEDYDYGPYNQ
- a CDS encoding peptidoglycan-binding protein; its protein translation is MAAPLSPDRLLAALRAEGVRVVERPGWRTHHRNRAGAWGPVNGVMIHHTVTSGTAASVDLCARGYAGLPGPLCHGVIAKDGTVHLVGGGRANHAGGGDPSVLQAVITETYRDRPPLPRAHQGSPGAVDGNARFYGFECVNLGDGSDPWPAAQLDAVERVGAALCRAHGWGARSVIGHLEWSAHKIDPRGFAMAGLRERVQRRLGAAPAPQKPTAPRPATPRHQPFPGAAFFRSHPDSPIITAMGRRLVAEGCGRYRVGPGPRWSEADRRSYAAWQRKLGYTGADADGWPGATSWNVLKVPYTA